The following are encoded together in the Culex pipiens pallens isolate TS chromosome 1, TS_CPP_V2, whole genome shotgun sequence genome:
- the LOC120425012 gene encoding zinc finger and SCAN domain-containing protein 22-like: protein MAAHHYPDVCRFCGEHNDVIVDLISSQLCDKLVKYFPLKFDSADSLPKVSCTDCASIIQQTEGFILKAQETERNLLAKTGRPQPANNVLSPSEIRSLASKASQPKSADKPSLSDVLQKLGSGLTVKKVQTGDSKSTDRNAHVSGVEQFLAMKMEVLDDEVENIPTEDLIQYNDTDDEDAQREAQTSFNNIVSVNVKESHSDSEEWHESYLEEALSEEGDEDYTPTPLYSGKRKPRTRRHLPKPKSRPRAPAAQSVVINLKDPCHFVCVTCKGKFSSFEELQGHLDQSVACKKVNSTCEVCGKVCANRKMLSQHKLTHSERPQYVCDQCGKVYSNVFNLENHKSQVHGDETDFGYVYKCCDLTFKTRRELNEHTATHTKILNLLCDACGKSFTSQKALKSHAMSHTNIRPFSCDMCQKAFRTKLLLVQHAHVHTGVKAFNCDICEKAFAKKESLRKHYKTHSTEPVCWSSTGEKLSVKPIQSMQQPKQEELQTPQIPAMFSGINMSF from the exons ATGGCCGCTCACCACTACCCGGACGTTTGCCGCTTCTGCGGAGAACACAACGACGTTATTGTTGACTTGATATCGTCGCAGCTGTGCGATAAattggtaaaatattttcccctGAAG TTTGATTCCGCCGATTCCCTCCCAAAAGTGTCCTGCACGGACTGCGCCAGCATCATCCAGCAAACCGAGGGATTCATCCTAAAAGCACAGGAAACCGAAAGAAACCTGCTGGCAAAGACAGGTCGTCCTCAGCCCGCTAACAATGTCCTCTCTCCGTCGGAAATCCGCTCACTAGCGTCCAAAGCGTCTCAGCCTAAATCAGCCGATAAGCCCAGCTTGAGCGACGTCCTGCAGAAGCTCGGGTCCGGCTTGACggtgaaaaaagttcaaacCGGTGACAGCAAGTCTACGGACCGGAATGCACACGTGTCGGGCGTGGAGCAGTTCCTGGCAATGAAGATGGAGGTGCTGGACGATGAGGTTGAGAACATTCCTACGGAAGACTTGATTCAGTACAACGACACCGATGACGAGGATGCGCAGCGTGAAGCACAGACCAGTTTCAACAACATAGTCTCGGTTAACGTGAAGGAGTCCCACTCAGACTCGGAAGAGTGGCACGAAAGTTACCTGGAGGAGGCGTTGAGCGAGGAAGGAGACGAAGATTATACGCCGACGCCGTTGTACAGTGGGAAGCGGAAG CCGAGAACAAGACGACATTTGCCAAAGCCTAAGTCGCGGCCACGCGCTCCGGCGGCGCAAAGTGTCGTCATTAACCTGAAGGATCCGTGCCACTTTGTGTGCGTAACGTGCAAGGGCAAGTTCAGCAGTTTTGAGGAATTGCAGGGTCATCTGGACCAGAGCGTGGCATGCAAAAAGGTCAACAGCACGTGCGAAGTTTGCGGCAAGGTTTGTGCGAACAGGAAGATGCTTTCCCAGCACAAGTTAACCCACAGCGAGCGGCCGCAGTACGTGTGCGACCAGTGTGGAAAGGTTTACTCGAACGTCTTCAACCTCGAAAACCACAAAAGTCAAGTCCACGGAGATGAAACTGACTTTGGATACGTGTACAAGTGCTGCGATCTAACGTTCAAAACGCGCCGCGAACTGAACGAGCACACCGCGACTCACACCAAGATACTGAACCTGCTTTGCGACGCTTGTGGCAAGTCCTTCACCTCCCAGAAGGCTCTAAAATCCCACGCTATGAGTCACACCAACATTCGACCCTTTTCTTGCGATATGTGCCAGAAAGCATTCCGCACGAAGCTTCTGCTGGTTCAG CATGCCCACGTGCACACCGGCGTGAAGGCGTTCAACTGCGACATTTGCGAAAAGGCGTTCGCCAAGAAGGAATCGCTACGGAAGCACTATAAAACGCACTCGACCGAGCCGGTGTGCTGGTCCTCGACGGGGGAAAAACTTTCGGTCAAACCTATACAATCGATGCAGCAACCCAAGCAAGAGGAGCTGCAGACGCCGCAGATTCCTGCCATGTTCAGCGGGATCAACATGagtttctga
- the LOC120425015 gene encoding peroxiredoxin-2: MSFATKALLRNIPQLSKLASSGTVQKNLFHTARALSVAQVQKPAPPFSGTAVVNNDFKEIKLADFKGKYLVLFFYPLDFTFVCPTEIIAFSDRIKDFHALNAEVVGVSVDSHFSHLAWCNTPRKSGGLGKLEYPLLADLTKKISADYGVLLEEAGISLRGLFIIDPNGVVRQITINDLPVGRSVDETLRLIKAFQFVEKHGEVCPANWDPKANADTIKPDPKGSKEYFNKHG, from the exons ATGTCGTTCGCAACTAAAGCCCTGCTCCGCAAc ATTCCGCAGCTATCCAAGCTGGCCAGCTCCGGAACCGTCCAGAAGAACCTGTTCCATACTG CCCGCGCTCTGAGTGTCGCTCAAGTCCAAAAGCCGGCTCCTCCATTCAGCGGAACGGCCGTCGTCAACAATgattttaaggaaatcaaattgGCTGACTTCAAGGGAAAGTATCTGGTGCTGTTCTTCTACCCGTTGGATTT CACCTTTGTCTGTCCCACGGAAATCATCGCCTTCAGTGACCGCATTAAAGATTTCCACGCGCTGAACGCCGAAGTCGTCGGAGTGTCCGTCGATTCGCACTTTTCGCACCTGGCCTGGTGCAACACGCCGCGAAAGAGCGGCGGTCTTGGCAAGCTCGAGTACCCGCTGCTGGCCGATCTGACCAAGAAGATTTCCGCTGATTACGGTGTGCTGCTGGAGGAGGCCGGAATCTCGCTCCGTGGTCTGTTCATTATCGATCCGAACGGAGTGGTGCGCCAGATTACGATTAACGATCTGCCCGTGGGCCGCTCGGTCGACGAAACGTTGCGCCTGATTAAGGCGTTCCAGTTTGTGGAAAAGCACGGCGAAGTTTGCCCAGCCAATTGGGACCCGAAGGCCAACGCCGATACCATCAAGCCGGACCCGAAGGGATCGAAGGAATATTTCAATAAGCATGGTTAG